Proteins from one bacterium genomic window:
- the pglZ gene encoding BREX-4 system phosphatase PglZ: MIWLNDFLKMIENEKETASITLRRFPVRFILLDNYKDLKILLSHFTSQLALNVKRLTELENFESNEDAWITTHDIISMIAGFERNKDYIILSLSEYCRFLSEDEFFSLLSTLMSIENAGDNLRRRIYIPLVGIKGKFEKFFFEKFPRRNEIKPFFILEGEREAYNLYFLNFLKDIELENSYIARTSRDFLNIWEKDLQNFNNIVCFSETLNSLRSYVLSDDTFNVHIIKNHKELLSALFNINVPVEYSENDKKHWETLSRIVEKKRISNFYELIEDLFNVRKVNIENLLCLWFKRDDFHCWLLKNYVVNREEFKETYASRILTSLQSTEKAEIINKYYTLIFEDKKPKTEILEERRLALTNLFKQEIQLDTIISEVDEFLEGKSQQLQPKDFMIYLTGTTPYEKLWIIENYEMIDNLEDVYPDLHYYLRKDIKFRDLKPEQSWILEYFDEYRISRLRNQPTIRLLEILNEKNRDEDSFFSWYYSFTRLSNYKIEEDDVVWIDALSLEFIRLVGGLLEEKGYNVEVDVAVSNLPSITELNQFEGIERIDALDKFLHEQKGSNKYPKLIQEIEIIKGILKNIVLKGKNRFVIVSDHGFTAFANRETQKQKLPGFTVKENEVRYAILEKGMDLIVKEDVIEHEINDRVYVIALKHTSFWYPRSPETHGGATPEEVLVPIIYATKFELKGEKVPKWLSYEITLLNEEINVRRPILSFTVAPAPSAEVVVKYANQRFNAMYSEEEGCYQINLGVLKPGDYELSFIIGDFVDKRRVRIKGGIQERDLLS; the protein is encoded by the coding sequence ATGATTTGGTTGAATGATTTTTTAAAGATGATAGAAAATGAAAAAGAAACAGCAAGTATAACTCTTAGAAGGTTTCCTGTAAGGTTTATCTTATTGGATAACTATAAAGATTTGAAGATTCTTCTGAGCCATTTTACATCTCAACTAGCTTTAAACGTGAAAAGACTTACCGAGCTCGAAAATTTTGAAAGTAACGAAGATGCTTGGATTACCACGCATGATATAATTAGTATGATCGCCGGTTTCGAACGCAACAAGGATTATATCATCCTTTCTTTGTCGGAATATTGCAGATTTCTCTCGGAGGATGAATTCTTTTCGCTACTAAGTACTCTTATGAGCATAGAGAATGCCGGGGACAATTTACGGAGGAGAATATACATACCCTTAGTAGGGATCAAAGGTAAGTTCGAGAAATTCTTTTTCGAAAAATTCCCGAGACGAAACGAGATAAAGCCTTTTTTTATTTTAGAAGGTGAAAGGGAAGCTTACAACTTGTACTTTTTAAACTTTTTAAAAGACATAGAGTTAGAAAATTCTTATATTGCAAGAACGTCAAGAGATTTTTTAAACATATGGGAGAAGGATTTACAAAATTTCAATAATATAGTTTGTTTTTCTGAAACCTTGAATTCACTCCGATCTTACGTATTGAGTGACGACACTTTTAATGTGCACATAATTAAAAACCATAAGGAACTTTTAAGTGCTCTGTTTAATATCAATGTGCCTGTTGAATACAGTGAAAACGATAAAAAGCATTGGGAAACTTTGAGCAGAATAGTAGAAAAGAAGAGAATTTCAAACTTTTACGAGTTGATTGAGGACCTTTTTAATGTAAGAAAGGTAAATATTGAGAATTTACTCTGTTTGTGGTTTAAAAGGGATGATTTTCATTGTTGGCTTCTAAAAAATTATGTGGTAAATAGAGAAGAGTTCAAAGAAACCTATGCCTCGAGGATTCTAACTTCACTGCAATCTACCGAAAAGGCCGAAATTATTAATAAATACTATACACTCATCTTTGAAGATAAAAAACCAAAGACTGAAATTCTGGAAGAAAGACGGTTGGCTCTCACAAATTTATTTAAGCAGGAGATTCAGTTGGATACAATTATTTCTGAGGTAGATGAGTTCTTGGAAGGGAAAAGCCAGCAACTTCAGCCGAAAGATTTTATGATATACCTGACAGGAACTACTCCCTACGAGAAATTGTGGATCATTGAGAATTACGAAATGATTGACAACCTGGAAGATGTATATCCCGATCTTCACTATTATCTTCGAAAAGATATAAAATTCAGAGATCTTAAGCCAGAGCAAAGTTGGATTTTAGAGTACTTTGATGAATATCGCATATCAAGATTGAGAAATCAACCTACTATAAGACTTTTAGAAATTTTGAACGAAAAAAATAGAGACGAAGATAGCTTTTTTAGTTGGTATTATTCGTTTACGAGGCTGAGCAACTACAAGATAGAAGAAGATGATGTGGTATGGATCGATGCCTTATCCTTAGAATTTATTCGGTTGGTAGGAGGATTGTTAGAAGAAAAGGGGTATAATGTAGAGGTGGATGTTGCTGTATCAAATCTTCCTTCTATAACCGAATTGAATCAGTTTGAGGGAATTGAGAGAATAGATGCTCTTGACAAGTTTTTACACGAACAGAAAGGTTCGAACAAATACCCAAAACTTATACAAGAAATAGAAATAATAAAGGGGATATTGAAAAATATTGTGTTGAAAGGCAAAAATAGATTCGTCATAGTATCTGATCACGGGTTTACAGCCTTTGCTAACAGGGAAACCCAAAAACAGAAGTTACCAGGATTCACTGTGAAAGAAAATGAGGTGAGATACGCTATTTTAGAAAAAGGGATGGATCTTATTGTGAAAGAAGATGTGATAGAACACGAAATTAATGATAGAGTGTATGTCATAGCCCTTAAACATACTTCATTTTGGTATCCGAGATCTCCTGAAACCCATGGCGGAGCGACTCCTGAGGAGGTATTGGTCCCTATCATTTATGCGACGAAGTTTGAATTAAAAGGCGAAAAAGTGCCTAAATGGCTATCTTACGAAATTACGTTATTAAACGAAGAAATTAACGTAAGGAGACCTATATTGAGTTTTACCGTGGCACCAGCTCCAAGCGCTGAAGTTGTAGTCAAGTATGCGAATCAGAGATTTAATGCAATGTATTCTGAAGAGGAAGGTTGCTATCAAATTAACTTAGGTGTTCTTAAACCCGGAGATTACGAATTAAGTTTTATAATTGGGGATTTTGTAGATAAACGTAGGGTCAGGATAAAGGGTGGAATTCAAGAAAGGGATTTACTGTCATGA